A genomic segment from Gavia stellata isolate bGavSte3 chromosome 4, bGavSte3.hap2, whole genome shotgun sequence encodes:
- the LOC104256975 gene encoding histone H2B 8, which yields MPEPAKSAPAPKKGSKKAVTKTQKKGDKKRRKTRKESYSIYVYKVLKQVHPDTGISSKAMGIMNSFVNDIFERIAGEASRLAHYNKRSTITSREIQTAVRLLLPGELAKHAVSEGTKAVTKYTSSK from the coding sequence ATGCCGGAACCAGCTAAATCAGCTCCTGCTCCCAAGAAGGGCTCTAAGAAAGCGGTCACTAAGACGCAGAAGAAAGGCGACAAGAAACGTAGAAAGACTAGGAAGGAGAGCTACTCGATCTACGTGTACAAGGTGCTGAAGCAGGTGCACCCCGACACGGGCATCTCGTCCAAGGCCATGGGCATCATGAACTCCTTCGTCAACGACATCTTCGAGCGCATCGCGGGCGAGGCCTCGCGCCTGGCGCACTACAACAAGCGCTCCACCATCACCTCGCGGGAGATCCAGACGGCCgtgcggctgctgctgcccggcGAGCTGGCCAAGCACGCCGTCTCCGAGGGCACCAAGGCTGTCACCAAGTACACCAGCTCCAAGTAA